In one Tripterygium wilfordii isolate XIE 37 chromosome 22, ASM1340144v1, whole genome shotgun sequence genomic region, the following are encoded:
- the LOC119992088 gene encoding glutelin type-D 1-like — MDLDLTPKLAKKVYGGNGGSYFSWSPSELPMLREGNIGAAKLALEKNGFALPRYSDSHKVAYVLQGNGVAGIVLPESEEKVIAIKKGDAMALPFGTVTWWFNKEDTELVVLFMGDTSKAHKTGEFTDFFLTGTNGLMTGFSTEFVCRAWDLDEKVVKSLVTTQTGSGIVRLGDNIKMPEPKKEHRNGLALNCEEAPLDIDIKNGGRVVVLNTKNLPLVGEGGLGADLVRIDGGSMCSPGFSCDSALQVTYIVRGSGRVEVVGADGKRILETTLKAGCLFIVPRFCVVSKIASPDGMEWFSIITTPNPIFTNLAGKTGVWKALCPQVLQASFNVTPEIEKAFSSKRMNDAVFFPPPN; from the exons ATGGATCTTGATCTTACACCAAAGTTGGCTAAGAAAGTTTATGGAGGTAATGGTGGCTCCTACTTCTCATGGTCACCATCTGAGCTTCCAATGCTGCGTGAAGGAAACATAGGCGCAGCCAAGCTTGCTCTTGAGAAGAACGGCTTTGCCCTTCCTCGCTACTCCGATTCACATAAGGTGGCCTATGTTCTTCAAG GCAATGGTGTGGCCGGGATTGTGCTCCCGGAATCGGAGGAGAAGGTGATCGCAATCAAGAAAGGCGATGCCATGGCTCTCCCATTCGGCACTGTAACATGGTGGTTCAACAAGGAGGACACTGAACTAGTGGTTCTCTTCATGGGAGACACATCCAAAGCTCACAAAACCGGCGAATTCACCGACTTCTTCCTCACCGGAACAAACGGCCTAATGACTGGCTTCTCAACCGAATTCGTGTGCAGAGCATGGGATCTGGACGAGAAGGTTGTGAAATCTCTTGTCACAACACAAACTGGCAGTGGAATTGTGAGGCTTGGAGACAATATCAAGATGCCGGAGCCCAAGAAGGAACACAGAAATGGCCTCGCATTGAACTGTGAGGAGGCTCCATTGGACATTGACATAAAGAATGGAGGCAGAGTTGTGGTTTTGAACACCAAGAACCTTCCTTTGGTTGGTGAAGGTGGGCTTGGTGCAGATTTGGTTAGAATCGATGGAGGGTCCATGTGTTCTCCTGGGTTTTCTTGTGACTCTGCTTTGCAGGTGACTTATATTGTGAGGGGCAGCGGGCGTGTTGAGGTTGTTGGTGCTGATGGGAAAAGAATCCTGGAAACTACTCTCAAGGCTGGTTGTTTGTTCATTGTTCCCAGGTTCTGTGTGGTTTCTAAGATCGCTAGTCCTGATGGAATGGAGTGGTTCTCCATCATCACTACTCCCAA TCCCATATTCACCAACTTGGCTGGGAAGACGGGAGTGTGGAAGGCACTGTGTCCTCAGGTGCTTCAAGCTTCATTCAATGTGACTCCAGAGATTGAGAAAGCCTTCAGCTCCAAGAGGATGAATGATGCTGTATTCTTCCCTCCACCAAACTAA